In Candidatus Zymogenaceae bacterium, a single genomic region encodes these proteins:
- a CDS encoding DNA polymerase III subunit alpha yields the protein MSQTGKGGAEFVHLHLHTQYSLLDGAIRLSDLFSLVQQQGMHAVAMTDHGNIYGAVDFYQQAKKAGVKPIIGCELYVAAGDHREKGGDGITSRDNSNHLLVLVENEEGYKNLNRLLTHAHLDGFYYKPRVDKELLARYNEGLMASSACLKGEVAQKILKGDDAGAKEAVDQYRSIFPGRYYLEMMENGLEDQRLVNRGLVRLAKEMDLPLVATNDCHYLTQNDADAHDVLLCIQTGKTISDPGRMRLSSRHFYVKSAEEMISAFRETPQAIKNTLEIAERCNLEFTFGEFQFPEYEVPGGGDLAEYFVNETRHGFEGRMAALSQSSPISMDRYRDRLEREIAMITRMGFAGYFLIVADFINFAKSKHIPVGPGRGSAAGSLVAYSLGITDIDPMPYDLMFERFLNPERISMPDIDIDFCKNGRDEVIQYVSEKYGGEERVAQIITFGTMQARGVIRDVGRALDMSYPEVDRIAKLIPSVPLNITLDEAVKKEARLRDMIAEDDRVRRLLEIARSLEGLNRHASTHAAGIVIANRALTDYMPLTRGQKGEVVSQFDMKCVEKLGLIKFDFLGLRTLTVIDHAVSLIENNQGVKVDISNIPLDDPKTFELLQSGRTDGVFQLESSGMKDLMVRLVPEKFEEVIALVALYRPGPLNTGMAEEYIRRKHKPSLIAYELEQLRDILEDTYGVIVYQEQVMQMASSLARFSAAEGDLLRRAMGKKIREEMAAQKKRFLDGARTNEIKPKIAEKIFKDMEEFAEYGFNKSHSAAYALVSFRTAYLKAHYPVEFMAALLTSEMDDTDKIIKYMAECREMNIDVLPPDVNESGLDFTVSGETIRFGLLAVKNVGGQAIESIIESRNDGGGFASLYDFCRRVDLRRVNKRVIESLIKCGALDSTAVSRAKMIAAVDKAVDLGQLRQEEQRKGQMNIFDTIEEVDLGEYVDEYPDVPEWDEAQSISCEKECLGFYLSGHPLFQYRDVLKTVATADSTTLGNIHDKETVHMAGIISSVREVMTKKGDRMAFVTLEDLKGMVEVIVFSDVFNEYRDLLVEDNPVLLTGTVDRGEESSKVIASGVAPLSSVRATPASRTVYIDVHDLSLSTDCIERLKGVIDNNRGEVPVMLRLFDNNDGFITINLKNAMGVDPSEEFITQVGELFSERAVTVRSDARTEHQTGGGLWPGN from the coding sequence ATGTCCCAAACCGGGAAAGGAGGTGCCGAATTCGTACACCTCCATCTGCACACCCAATACAGCCTGCTTGACGGCGCGATACGCCTGAGCGACCTGTTTTCCCTGGTCCAGCAACAGGGGATGCACGCCGTCGCCATGACCGATCATGGCAATATATACGGGGCGGTCGATTTTTACCAGCAGGCGAAAAAGGCGGGCGTCAAGCCGATTATCGGGTGCGAGCTGTACGTTGCGGCGGGCGATCACCGGGAAAAGGGCGGAGACGGGATCACATCCCGGGACAACTCCAATCACCTGCTCGTTCTGGTGGAAAACGAGGAGGGATACAAAAACCTTAACCGCCTTCTCACTCACGCCCACCTGGACGGCTTCTACTACAAGCCGAGGGTGGACAAGGAGCTCTTGGCTCGATACAACGAAGGGCTGATGGCGTCTTCGGCGTGCCTCAAGGGGGAGGTGGCCCAGAAGATACTCAAGGGCGACGATGCGGGGGCGAAAGAGGCCGTCGATCAGTACCGGTCGATCTTTCCCGGACGGTACTACCTGGAGATGATGGAGAACGGTCTCGAGGACCAGCGGCTGGTAAACCGGGGGCTGGTGCGCCTGGCGAAGGAGATGGATCTCCCCTTGGTCGCCACCAACGATTGCCACTACCTGACCCAAAACGACGCCGATGCCCACGACGTGCTGTTGTGCATCCAGACCGGCAAGACCATCTCAGACCCGGGGAGGATGCGTCTGAGCAGCCGGCACTTCTATGTAAAATCGGCCGAAGAGATGATCAGCGCGTTTCGGGAGACGCCCCAGGCGATTAAAAACACCCTGGAAATCGCCGAGCGCTGCAATCTGGAATTCACCTTCGGTGAATTTCAGTTCCCGGAATACGAGGTCCCCGGCGGCGGCGATCTGGCGGAGTACTTTGTCAACGAGACGAGACATGGATTCGAAGGCAGAATGGCCGCCCTTTCTCAGAGCTCTCCGATTTCCATGGACCGATACCGGGACCGCCTGGAGCGGGAGATAGCCATGATCACCCGGATGGGATTCGCGGGCTATTTCCTGATCGTTGCGGACTTCATCAACTTCGCGAAAAGCAAACACATCCCGGTCGGGCCGGGGCGGGGATCCGCCGCCGGAAGCCTGGTCGCCTATTCTTTGGGCATCACCGATATCGACCCGATGCCCTACGATCTCATGTTCGAGCGGTTTCTGAATCCTGAGCGGATCAGCATGCCGGATATCGACATCGATTTCTGCAAAAACGGCCGGGATGAGGTGATCCAGTACGTCTCGGAGAAATACGGCGGCGAGGAGAGGGTCGCCCAGATCATCACCTTCGGGACGATGCAGGCCCGGGGGGTGATACGGGATGTGGGCCGTGCCCTGGATATGTCCTATCCGGAGGTGGACCGCATCGCAAAGCTGATTCCGTCGGTTCCCCTGAACATCACGCTGGACGAGGCCGTCAAGAAGGAGGCGCGCCTCAGGGACATGATCGCCGAGGACGACCGGGTCAGGAGACTGCTGGAGATAGCCCGATCCCTGGAGGGACTCAACCGTCATGCCTCCACCCACGCCGCGGGGATCGTGATCGCCAATCGAGCGCTGACCGATTACATGCCGCTCACCCGGGGGCAGAAGGGCGAGGTGGTCAGCCAGTTCGACATGAAATGCGTCGAAAAGCTGGGCCTCATCAAATTCGACTTTTTGGGCCTGAGAACCCTCACGGTCATCGATCACGCGGTGTCCCTCATCGAGAACAATCAGGGCGTGAAGGTCGATATCTCAAACATCCCCCTGGACGACCCGAAGACATTCGAGCTGCTCCAGTCCGGAAGGACCGACGGGGTCTTCCAGCTTGAAAGCTCCGGCATGAAGGATCTGATGGTTCGACTGGTGCCGGAGAAATTCGAGGAGGTCATCGCCCTGGTGGCCCTCTATAGACCCGGCCCCCTCAATACCGGCATGGCCGAAGAGTACATCAGGCGAAAGCACAAGCCCTCGTTGATTGCCTATGAGCTGGAACAGCTCCGGGATATCCTTGAGGATACATACGGCGTGATCGTCTACCAGGAGCAGGTCATGCAGATGGCCTCGTCTCTCGCACGATTTTCCGCCGCCGAGGGCGACCTGCTGCGTCGGGCGATGGGCAAGAAGATCAGGGAGGAGATGGCCGCCCAGAAGAAGCGCTTTCTCGACGGCGCCCGGACGAATGAAATCAAGCCCAAGATCGCCGAGAAGATATTCAAGGATATGGAGGAGTTCGCCGAGTACGGATTCAACAAGTCCCACAGCGCCGCGTACGCCCTCGTGTCGTTTCGCACGGCCTACCTCAAGGCCCACTACCCGGTGGAGTTCATGGCGGCGCTTCTGACCTCGGAAATGGACGACACGGACAAGATCATCAAATACATGGCCGAATGCCGGGAGATGAATATAGACGTCCTGCCGCCGGACGTGAACGAGAGCGGCCTTGACTTCACCGTCTCCGGCGAAACGATTCGCTTCGGGCTGCTCGCGGTGAAAAACGTCGGCGGCCAGGCCATTGAGTCGATCATCGAGTCCCGCAATGACGGAGGCGGATTCGCATCCCTGTACGATTTTTGCAGGCGGGTCGATCTCAGACGGGTCAACAAGCGGGTCATCGAGAGCCTCATCAAGTGCGGGGCGCTGGATTCGACCGCTGTCTCCCGAGCGAAGATGATAGCGGCGGTGGACAAGGCAGTAGATCTGGGACAGCTCAGGCAGGAGGAACAGCGCAAGGGCCAGATGAACATTTTCGATACCATTGAGGAAGTCGATCTGGGTGAGTATGTTGATGAATACCCGGACGTTCCCGAGTGGGACGAGGCGCAGTCGATCTCATGTGAAAAGGAGTGTCTCGGTTTTTACCTCAGCGGTCATCCGCTCTTTCAGTATCGGGACGTGTTGAAAACGGTCGCCACGGCGGACAGCACCACCCTCGGAAACATCCATGACAAAGAGACCGTCCACATGGCGGGCATCATCTCCTCGGTGCGGGAGGTGATGACCAAAAAGGGGGATCGAATGGCCTTCGTCACCCTTGAAGATTTGAAGGGAATGGTGGAGGTTATCGTCTTTTCGGACGTTTTCAATGAATATCGTGACCTGTTGGTGGAGGACAACCCGGTGCTTCTGACCGGGACCGTCGATCGGGGCGAGGAATCCAGCAAGGTGATTGCGTCGGGGGTGGCGCCGTTGTCATCGGTTCGGGCGACCCCCGCATCCCGCACGGTATATATAGATGTTCACGACCTTTCCCTCTCGACCGATTGCATCGAGCGCCTGAAGGGTGTCATCGACAACAACCGTGGTGAGGTTCCGGTGATGCTCAGGCTCTTTGATAATAACGATGGATTCATCACCATCAACCTCAAGAATGCGATGGGCGTCGATCCGTCGGAAGAATTCATCACCCAGGTGGGTGAATTGTTCTCTGAACGGGCGGTGACGGTGCGGTCGGACGCGAGGACGGAACATCAGACAGGAGGCGGCCTGTGGCCAGGGAACTGA